One window of Candidatus Effluviviaceae Genus I sp. genomic DNA carries:
- a CDS encoding YHS domain-containing protein, which produces MPGCQQKQETPATEQQPVTETEAPATEQVALTCPVCGASVATPGEFTAEYEGKTYDFCCAECRDKFTAAPTTYVTPPAAEGETATQ; this is translated from the coding sequence ATGCCCGGCTGCCAGCAGAAGCAGGAGACGCCTGCGACCGAGCAGCAGCCCGTGACCGAGACCGAGGCCCCCGCGACAGAGCAGGTGGCGTTGACCTGCCCCGTGTGCGGCGCGTCCGTCGCAACGCCCGGCGAGTTCACCGCGGAGTACGAGGGCAAGACCTACGACTTCTGCTGCGCCGAGTGCCGCGACAAGTTCACGGCGGCCCCGACGACGTACGTGACGCCGCCGGCGGCAGAGGGCGAGACGGCCACGCAGTAA